A genomic stretch from Anopheles maculipalpis chromosome X unlocalized genomic scaffold, idAnoMacuDA_375_x X_unloc_2, whole genome shotgun sequence includes:
- the LOC126566707 gene encoding uncharacterized protein LOC126566707 — protein sequence MERWQQQWTAGAEQQGSPGMKTRRLIPDIMSWVNRKHGEIDFFLSQLFTGHGFLRSYFVEKGILDGSPNCPVCEHDVEDVDHVMFHCPRFARIRHEMQQQSHTRLTMDNLAAEMCANRDTWEAVRTAARIIFRNLQVRWNEESPPTARRRRQQRRRNT from the coding sequence atggaacgctggcaacaacagtggacagccggagcagagcagcagggttcgccggggatgaagacgaggagacttatcccggacattatgtcctgggtaaatcgtaagcacggagaaattgatttctttctttcccaactctttacagggcatgggtttctccggagctacttcgtcgagaaaggcatcctcgacggttcgccaaactgcccggtgtgtgaacatgacgtggaagatgtcgaccacgtaatgttccactgtccgcggtttgctcggatccgacatgagatgcagcagcagagccacacccgcctgacgatggacaatctggcggcggaaatgtgtgccaaccgtGACACATGGGAAGCAGTCCGAACTGCCGCTCGGAtcatcttcagaaacctccaagtgaggtggaatgaggaaagtccaccaacggcaagacggaggcgacaacaacgacggcggaatacg